The following are encoded together in the Chiloscyllium plagiosum isolate BGI_BamShark_2017 chromosome 1, ASM401019v2, whole genome shotgun sequence genome:
- the LOC122548889 gene encoding disintegrin and metalloproteinase domain-containing protein 19 — translation MARNQIHERQSPTGYANKSSMNTLCGKIQCEGGSAFPIRGGQVKIVVSTVKFKGVTYNCRGIVSDLADASTPDLVYDGTKCSNNKLCHNAQCKDVAVFKVKECDNACNKKGVCNNKGNCHCDVDWGPPFCKTKGPGGSIDSGPMVSTLSVPGSKPNPIVLSVTIMAPALIVPVLAYFFAKVFMKKAKIASARSLAG, via the exons ATGGCTCGCAACCAGATTCATGAAAGACAGTCCCCCACCGGCTATGCAAATAAATCCTCTAT GAATACACTTTGTGGGAAAATCCAGTGCGAAGGTGGGAGTGCATTTCCAATCCGAGGTGGACAGGTGAAAATTGTTGTCAGTACTGTCAAATTTAAGGGTGTGACATATAATTGCAGAGGGATTGTTTCTGACTTAGCTGATGCCAGCACTCCAGACTTAGTTTATGATGGAACCAAGTGTAGCAACAACAAG CTGTGTCATAATGCACAATGTAAGGATGTGGCTGTCTTTAAAGTAAAGGAATGTGACAACGCCTGCAATAAAAAAGGG GTTTGCAACAACAAAGGTAACTGTCACTGTGATGTTGACTGGGGTCCTCCATTTTGTAAAACCAAGGGTCCTGGTGGCAGTATTGACAGTGGTCCTATGGTGAGCACACTCTCAG TTCCAGGAAGTAAACCTAACCCGATTGTTCTGAGTGTTACGATCATGGCACCAGCTTTAATAGTCCCGGTATTGGCCTATTTCTTCGCGAAGGTATTTATGAAGAAAGCCAAGATTGCAAGTGCAAGATCTCTAGCAGGTTAA